A window of Streptomyces sp. NBC_01689 genomic DNA:
CTCAGATCTGGTTGAGGCCGCCGTCGACGTAGAGCTCGGTCCCGGTGATGAAGCTGCTCTGGTCGGATGCGAGGAAGAGTGCTGCCGCGGCGGCTTCGGCGGGCTCGCCCATCCGGCCGAGGGGGACCTGCTGGGCGAAGGAGGCGCGGAGGGACTTGGCGGCTTCTTCGTCGGGTGCCAGGCCGGTGATGCCCGGGGTCTTGATCGGTCCGGGGACCAGGGTGTTGACGCGGATGCCGCGGCCGCGCAGTTCGTTGGCCCAGGTGCGGGCGAAGGAGCGGACGGCGGCCTTGGAGGCGGCGTAGACGCCGAACGCCTCCGCGCCGGTGGTTGCGGCGGTGGAGCCGGTCAGGATCACCGAGGCGCCGTCGTTGAGGAGCGGCAGTGCCTTCTGCACGGTGAAGAGGGTCCCGCGGACGTTGGTGTCGAAGGTGTCGTCGAAGTGCTGCGGGGTCACGTTCTCCAGGGTGGCGAATTCGCCGCCGCCCGCGTTGGCGAAGAGGACGTCGATGCGGTGGCCCTGGTCGGCGACGAGCTTGAAGAGGCGGTCGAGGTCGGCGGGGTCGGCTATGTCTCCGCGGACGGCGGTGACGTGGTGGCCGATCTCGGCCGCGGCCGCGTCCAGTGCGTCCTGGCGCCGGCCGGTGATGATCACGTGGGCGCCTTCGGTGGCGAAGCGCTGTGCGGCGGCCCGTCCGATGCCGCTGTTCGCCCCGGTGACCACGGCCACTTTGCCTGCGAGTGCTTTCGTCATGACGTGTCGCTCCTCCCTAGTTCTTGACTGGTTCGTCCATAACGTTAACCGTTGTGGACGAGCCAGTCAAATAAGCGTAGGCTCACCCCATGGCACGACCCCGGAAATTCGACGAACAGCAGGTCCTGGACACCGCTCGGGAACAGTTCTGGGCGCGTGGCTTCGCCGCCACCCGCATGGACGACATCGCCGCGGCGACCGGCCTCGGCAAGGGCAGCCTGTACGGCGCGTTCGGCGGCAAGCAGGAACTCTTCCACCGCGTGTTCGACGACTACTGCAGGTCGGTCGTCGACGCCACCGCCCAACAGCTGCACGGCGACGACGAGGGCGCCTACGCCCGGCTGTCCGCCTACGTCCACGCGGTGGCCGCCGCCACCGCCGCCGACACCGCCCAGCGCGGATGCCTCCTCGCCAAAGGTGCCGCCGAGCTGACCGAACACGACGAGACCGTGGCCCAGCGCGCCCACACCGCCATCGACGCACTGAGCACACTCCTCGAGGACGACATCGCCGCCTGCCGGCGCAACGGCGACCTCGCCGCCGACGCGGACCCCGCACAACTCGCCGCACTGATGCTCGCCGTCCTGCGTGGCATCGAAGCACTCGGCAAAGCCGGAGCCGACGAGAAGACACTCACCGGCATCGCCCACACCGCCCTCGCCGTCCTGCCCCGCCCCACCACCTGACGACCCCGAACGACGCTCCGCCCGGCGGCGGGCGCGGCGGAGAAGAGACGCGCGCTCCGAACGGACGCGCGAATGGCGCCGGTGGTAGCCCGCGCCCGCGTGGTCAGGTCTCGGCCCGTACCGTTGACAGGGCTCAGTGCCAAGGGCGGGCGTCGTGCGCGGGCAGCGGCCGCAGTGCGGGCCAGCGCTCCAACAGGCGTGTGGCCAACGCGGAGCTGAGGTGGCCCACGGCGTGCAGGTGGTCGTGGTCGCGGGTTATGTCGGCGACCACGCCGAGGCGGTGGACGAGGCGCTCGCGGGCGGAGACGTAGCCCCACTCGAAGTCCTCGGTGGGTACCCGGGCGAGCTGGTCGGCCGTGCCGCGGTGGGCACGCTCGACGAGCGCGTCTCCCTGGATCAGCCAGCTCGCGCACGCGTCAGCGAGGTCGCCCGGCACATCGCCGCCGGTGAGGACGCGCCAGGTGGTGCGGTAGATGTCCTCGACCTCCGCGAGCGGGGCGCCGGTGACCGACATCGCGCACCAGCAGGTGGGGAAGCCGATGCGGAAGTAGGCGAGCTCGACCAGTCCGTTGCCGAGCGAGGCTCGTTCGAAGTCGACGAAGCGGACACCGCCGGTGGTGCGCAGGTCGTTGCCGGGGCACGGGTCGCCGTGCAGCAGCGCATGATGGGGAGTGGGGTCCAGCCGGTCCAGGAGAGCGCCGAGTTCGTCGGGCGCCGCGGAGGGGACGGGGACGTCGAGCGTCCGGGCCAGGGCGAGGAAGGACTCCGCGTCGGCGGCCGTGGGACCCGACCAGGCCGGGAGCGCGCCCACGTCGGCGGGGCCGGTCAGAGCGTGCAGGCGGGCGAGCGACTCGGCGTACCCGGGCATCCAGTCGTCGGTCCTGCCGAGGTCGTCCAGGTGATCGAGGACCATCACCCGCGCGGGCTGATCCGTGGCGAGCACCGCGGGAGCCACGGCGGGCTCGGTGGCCCGGCCGGCCAGGCGCAGTCCGGCGACCTCCCGCGCGAAGCGCGTGTCCGCGTCGGCGCCCGTGTCCCCGTCGTCGGTGATCTGCTTGACGATCACCGGGCTCCGATCGGCCAACTGGACCCGCCACACCCGCGATCGCGGACTGCTGTCCAGAAGCTCGCTTCGCCTGGGAGTGCCGACGGTGGACCGCAGCGCTTCGTCGAACGGAAGCTGGTTCAGCATGCGGACGAGCCTAGGGGGTGTCGGAGCCCTGATCCTTGTCGGACCCCGCGCTCCGTGGCCCCGCCGTCGCGTCGACAACTCGGGAGCGCCCAGGGGCGGGTCCCCGGACAATGATCGTCATGACGTCTCTCCACTCCAACCCGCTCTTCACGAGGCTCGCTGATGCCGAACGGATCCTCGTCGCGGGCGCGGGCGGTGGCTTCGACATCTACTCCGGCCTGCCGTTGGCGCTCTCCCTCATGCATCAGGGCAAGCAGGTACATCTCGCGAACCTCTCCTTCAGCGCACTCGCCGGTCTCCCGATCGACCACTGGGTCGCGCCCGACCTGGCCGCCGTCACTCCCGACTCCGCGTTGCACCAGGGCTACTTCCCGGAGCGAACGCTCGCCCAGTGGCTGGACCGGCACGGCTGCCCGTCCACCGTGTACGCCTTCCCCCAGACCGGGGTACGCCCGCTGCGCGCCGCCTACCAAGCACTGATCGAGCTGCACCGCGTCGACGCCGTGGTGCTGGTCGACGGCGGTACGGACATTTTGATGCGTGGCGATGAAGCCGGGCTGGGCACTCCGGAGGAGGACCTGACGAGCGTGGCGGCGCTGGCCGCACTGGACGACATTCCGACCCGGCTCGTCGTGTCGGTCGGCTTCGGTGTGGACGCGTACCACGGCGTGAACCACGTACAGGTCTTGGAGAACATCGCCGCCCTGGAGCGCGACGGCGCCTATCTCGGTGCGTTCTCGATACCGCGCGCCACCCGTGAGGGCGCGCTCTACCTCGACGCGGTGACGCACGCTCAGCGCCACACCCCGGAGCACCCCAGCATCGTGAACGGTTCCATCGCGGCCGCCGTGCGCGGCGCGTTCGGCGATGTCCGGTTCACTGACCGCACCCGGGGCAGCGAGTTGTTCGTGAACCCGTTGATGTCCCTGTACTTCGCCTTCGACCTGCCGGGCCTGGCAGCCCGCTGCCTCTACCTGGACCGGATCGAGGACACCCATCTGATGCGCCAAGTCCACGCGCGGATCGCCGAATTCCGCGAATCCGTAGTCACTCGCCCACCCCGAAGCTTCCCGCACTAACGGCAAGGCTGACCGCGCCCCGGCCGATCGTGGTCACCCGTGGTGATGACAGCACCGCGCACGGTGCCTGCGAGGGTGAGGGCTGTGCCACAGTGGAGG
This region includes:
- a CDS encoding SDR family oxidoreductase, whose translation is MTKALAGKVAVVTGANSGIGRAAAQRFATEGAHVIITGRRQDALDAAAAEIGHHVTAVRGDIADPADLDRLFKLVADQGHRIDVLFANAGGGEFATLENVTPQHFDDTFDTNVRGTLFTVQKALPLLNDGASVILTGSTAATTGAEAFGVYAASKAAVRSFARTWANELRGRGIRVNTLVPGPIKTPGITGLAPDEEAAKSLRASFAQQVPLGRMGEPAEAAAAALFLASDQSSFITGTELYVDGGLNQI
- a CDS encoding TetR/AcrR family transcriptional regulator; translation: MARPRKFDEQQVLDTAREQFWARGFAATRMDDIAAATGLGKGSLYGAFGGKQELFHRVFDDYCRSVVDATAQQLHGDDEGAYARLSAYVHAVAAATAADTAQRGCLLAKGAAELTEHDETVAQRAHTAIDALSTLLEDDIAACRRNGDLAADADPAQLAALMLAVLRGIEALGKAGADEKTLTGIAHTALAVLPRPTT
- a CDS encoding phosphotransferase, which produces MLNQLPFDEALRSTVGTPRRSELLDSSPRSRVWRVQLADRSPVIVKQITDDGDTGADADTRFAREVAGLRLAGRATEPAVAPAVLATDQPARVMVLDHLDDLGRTDDWMPGYAESLARLHALTGPADVGALPAWSGPTAADAESFLALARTLDVPVPSAAPDELGALLDRLDPTPHHALLHGDPCPGNDLRTTGGVRFVDFERASLGNGLVELAYFRIGFPTCWCAMSVTGAPLAEVEDIYRTTWRVLTGGDVPGDLADACASWLIQGDALVERAHRGTADQLARVPTEDFEWGYVSARERLVHRLGVVADITRDHDHLHAVGHLSSALATRLLERWPALRPLPAHDARPWH
- a CDS encoding DUF1152 domain-containing protein, with translation MTSLHSNPLFTRLADAERILVAGAGGGFDIYSGLPLALSLMHQGKQVHLANLSFSALAGLPIDHWVAPDLAAVTPDSALHQGYFPERTLAQWLDRHGCPSTVYAFPQTGVRPLRAAYQALIELHRVDAVVLVDGGTDILMRGDEAGLGTPEEDLTSVAALAALDDIPTRLVVSVGFGVDAYHGVNHVQVLENIAALERDGAYLGAFSIPRATREGALYLDAVTHAQRHTPEHPSIVNGSIAAAVRGAFGDVRFTDRTRGSELFVNPLMSLYFAFDLPGLAARCLYLDRIEDTHLMRQVHARIAEFRESVVTRPPRSFPH